Within the Ensifer canadensis genome, the region ACCGATTTGATCGGCCCGACGAGGTGACGCATGGAGGCGATGATGTGGCTGCCGATATCGGCAAGCGCGCCGCCGCCGCTGGCCGGGTTCAGCCGCCAGCCCCACGGCACCGAGGCATCGGCCATGAAGTCTTCGGCATGGACGCCGCGCATGGAGCGGATCTCGCCGATCTCGCCGCTCTCGATGATGTCCTTGGCGAGGAAGATCAGCGGGTTTTTCAGGTAGTTGAAACCGACCTGGGTCGTGACGCCGGCCTTTTCCGCAGCCGCGACCATTTCGGCGCAGTCAGTGACCATCGGCGCCAGCGGCTTTTCGCAATAGACATGTTTGCCATGGGCAATGGCCGCCAACGCCATCTCCTTGTGCAGAAGGTTCGGCGTGGTAATGTCGATGATGTCGATGTCGGGGTCGGTCAAAAGTTCGCGCCAGTCCGCCGTCGCCTTGCGAAAGCCGAGACGCCGGCGGGCGTTTTCCGCGCTTTCGGTGGTCACATCGGCAACCGAAACCAGGTCAAGCTCGAAGGGCAGATCGAACACCCGCGCGGCGATGGTAAAGCCGAGCGCATGCGCCTTGCCCATGAAGCCCGTGCCAATCAGGCCCACACCCAGTTTCTTCTTGCTGCTCATGCCATTCCTCCGGGGTCAACGACCGTGTCGTGGCTCGGAATGAAATGAAATGTGCAAGATTTGTCAACATGGAATATTTGTTCGAAAATATATTGGAGGTCTATGGAGGCGCCTTGGTTGATGTTTCTGTCGAGACAGCGCGATCGGGTGGCCGAGAATACGGTCCCGGCAGAGCCTGGATGAATTTGTTAACGCATTTTTACCATGTTTCGTCGGAACATCGCTCATGGTTAACGAATCGCATCCGTATGAACGGTGCGAAACCGGAGTGATTTCAGCATGTGCCGCTGGGCAGCCTATCGCGGGGAGCCGCTCTATCTCGAGGAACTGGTGACCTCTCCGGCGCACTCGCTGATCGAGCAGTCCCATTGCGCCACGCGGGCAAAGACGGCGACCAACGGCGACGGCTTCGGCATTGCCTGGTACGGCGACCATCCGGAACCTGGGCGCTACCGCGACATTCTCCCCGCCTGGTCCGACTGCAATCTGAAGAGCATTGCCCGCCAGATCCGCTCGCCGCTGTTCCTCGCCCATGTGCGGGCGTCGACCGGTGGCGGCACCCGGCGCGACAACTGCCATCCCTTCGTCTTCGGGCGCTGGTCCTTCATGCACAACGGCCAGATCGGCGACTTCGAACATCTGCGCCGGCCGATGGAGAGCATGCTCGACAACGACCTCTATTCGGCCCGCACCGGCACGACGGATTCCGAACTCCTGTTCCTGCTCGCCATGCAGTTTGGTCTCGACCACAATCCGCTCGGCGCGATCGCCGAAGCGCTGGCCTTCATCGAACAGCTTGCCGAACATCTGGAGCGCCAGGTTCTGGTGCGCTTCACCGCCGCCTTCTCTGACGGCAACGATCTTTATGCGGTGCGCTATGCCTCCGACTGGAAGGCGCCGACGCTCTACGCAGCACCCATGGGCCCGAGCGGCGGTTACTGTCTTGTCTCCGAACCGCTCAACGACGACGACGGCGCCTGGGTCGAAATTCCTGACGGCACGGCCGTGATCGTCGGCGAAAACGGCGTCGATGTCAGGCTGTTCTCGACGCAGGGCGCGCCGGTACGCAAGCACCGTTCGGCCTGAGGCTTTCAGCATATCGGTGGGCAGTGAGCGGCCCCTCATTCGGCTGCCGCCACCTTCTCCCCGTTTTCACGGGGAGAAGGGATACGCCGCACTCGCGCGTTCCTTTTGCTGCGGATGCTTCATCCACACAGGGCACGTTCCCTCGCCCCGCCTGCGGGGAGAGGGTTAGGGTGAGGGGCTTTTTGGCCAGGTACGGCGATTGATCAACCCTGTTCTCTTCGCTCCAGCTCAGCCGCAATCAGCGCCGCCAATTTTTCGGCAACCGCTTCCTTGTCCATCTCCGGCCAGTCGTCGTTGCCGTCGGCCGAGATCAGCTTCACCCGGTTGCGATCGCCACCCATGATGCCGGTTGCCGGCGAGACGTCGTTGGCGAGAATGTAATCGGCACCCTTGCGCTCGAGCTTCGAGCGGCCGTTGTCGGCGACGTTCTCCGTCTCGGCGGCAAAGCCGACGACCAGCTTCGGCCGGTTTGCATGGTGGCCGACCGTCTTGAGGATGTCCGGGTTCTCGGCCAATTGAAGCGGTGGCGGCGCTTCGCCCGGCTTCTTCTTGATCTTGTTGCCGGCCGCACTTGCCACCCGCCAGTCGGCAACGGCCGCGACCATCACCGCAACGTCGGCGGGAAGGGCGGCAAGCACTGCATCGCGCATTTCCTCGGCGCGCTCGACATGGATCACGTTGACACCTGTGGGGTCGGGGATCGTCACAGGGCCGGACACCAGCGTCACATCCGCGCCGAGCCTGGCGAGCGCCGCGGCAATGGCGTGGCCCTGCTTGCCCGACGAGCGGTTGGCGATGTAGCGCACCGGGTCGATCGGCTCATGCGTCGGGCCGGATGTGACGACCGCCTTGCGTCCGGCAAGTGGCTTCGCGCCGCCTGCAAGCAGGTTTTCGACGGCAGCGACGATCGCCAGCGGCTCGCTCATCCGTCCTTCTCCGGCCTCGCCGCTCTCCGCCATTTCGCCGGCTTCAGGGCCGATGAAATGGATGCCGTCGGCGGCGAGCGTCGCGCGGTTGCGCCGGGTTGCCGGGTGCGCCCACATCTTCGGGTTCATCGCCGGCGCGACCAGCACCGGACGGTCGGTGGCCAGCAGGATGGTCGAGGCGAGATCGTCGGCATGACCGTTCGCCATCTTCGCCATCAGGTCGGCGGTAACAGGGGCGACGACGATCAGATCGCATTCGCGCGCCAGCCGGATATGGCCGACATCCTGTTCGTCCTCGCGCGAAAACAGCTCGAGATAGACATGCGAGGCGGAAAGCGCGCCGACGGCAAGCGGTGTCACGAACTGTTGCGCACCTGATGTCATGACTGGCCGGACGCTGGCGCCGCGCTCGCGCAGCCGGCGGATAAGGTCCAGGCTCTTATAGGCCGCAATGCCGCCGGAGATGATCAGGAGAATGCGTTTGCCCGACAGTGTCATTGCGTCCCAGCCTTGCGGCCGCCTTCTTAACCGGAGTTCTTTCCGGTTCAGCCATGGTGTTCAACAGCATCCCTTTCGACGGCTTCGCCGGCGGAGGGACGCGGTTGCAGCGACCCTACTTGAGCGTTTCATCGGGCGCAACGTGTCTGGCCGAACGCCACAATTGCAGCCGTGGCGGCGCACGCCTGGAGGGGCGTTCGGCGATCCTTGCGCGCCGGCAGCAGATCACCCGATCCAGATGGCGCGCCTGGCCGCGTTCCCTTTCTAGCGGCGAATATCCCTTGGTATCTCACTGCCGAAGGCGCATAGTGCATCCATCATCGACCGATCGAACGGGCGTCGGTGGCTGAGAG harbors:
- the coaBC gene encoding bifunctional phosphopantothenoylcysteine decarboxylase/phosphopantothenate--cysteine ligase CoaBC — its product is MTLSGKRILLIISGGIAAYKSLDLIRRLRERGASVRPVMTSGAQQFVTPLAVGALSASHVYLELFSREDEQDVGHIRLARECDLIVVAPVTADLMAKMANGHADDLASTILLATDRPVLVAPAMNPKMWAHPATRRNRATLAADGIHFIGPEAGEMAESGEAGEGRMSEPLAIVAAVENLLAGGAKPLAGRKAVVTSGPTHEPIDPVRYIANRSSGKQGHAIAAALARLGADVTLVSGPVTIPDPTGVNVIHVERAEEMRDAVLAALPADVAVMVAAVADWRVASAAGNKIKKKPGEAPPPLQLAENPDILKTVGHHANRPKLVVGFAAETENVADNGRSKLERKGADYILANDVSPATGIMGGDRNRVKLISADGNDDWPEMDKEAVAEKLAALIAAELERREQG
- a CDS encoding class II glutamine amidotransferase; the encoded protein is MCRWAAYRGEPLYLEELVTSPAHSLIEQSHCATRAKTATNGDGFGIAWYGDHPEPGRYRDILPAWSDCNLKSIARQIRSPLFLAHVRASTGGGTRRDNCHPFVFGRWSFMHNGQIGDFEHLRRPMESMLDNDLYSARTGTTDSELLFLLAMQFGLDHNPLGAIAEALAFIEQLAEHLERQVLVRFTAAFSDGNDLYAVRYASDWKAPTLYAAPMGPSGGYCLVSEPLNDDDGAWVEIPDGTAVIVGENGVDVRLFSTQGAPVRKHRSA
- a CDS encoding Gfo/Idh/MocA family protein translates to MSSKKKLGVGLIGTGFMGKAHALGFTIAARVFDLPFELDLVSVADVTTESAENARRRLGFRKATADWRELLTDPDIDIIDITTPNLLHKEMALAAIAHGKHVYCEKPLAPMVTDCAEMVAAAEKAGVTTQVGFNYLKNPLIFLAKDIIESGEIGEIRSMRGVHAEDFMADASVPWGWRLNPASGGGALADIGSHIIASMRHLVGPIKSVLAETIIQIPERPVSAGASEMRAVEVDDITRAFVRFENGATGSFEANWIATGRKMQHDFEIYGSKGSIVFTQERLNEIRVYSTGDDIRSRGFRTIWAGPEHPPYGAFCVAPGHQIGFNDLKAIEVNEFLEAIAKGKPPSTDFREGYEVQKVLSATYQSAKTNEWVQIG